Sequence from the Gemmatimonadota bacterium genome:
GCGTGAGCCGGTCCAGGTGCACGGCGAGCGTGTCGCCCGGTTCGGCGCCGTCGACATGAAAGGGCCCCGTCTGTGGATTGCCCGGAGGCGTCACGGGCGTGTCGGAACGGTCCTTCCCCCGGGCGTCGACCGTCGACGTGACGACGGTATCCCCATCCTGCACGCGCAGGGCGGGTTCGTGGGAACCCATGGTGGTATGGTAGCGGGCGGGCTCGAAGTGGTGGACCATGATCACTCCCGGATTTCTGTGCTGCACGAAACGGTGTCTGATGCCTGGTTCCGCCGGTTAGAATAACCATGGGCGGCGCGCACGGTCAAGGTGAATCCGGTTGTTTTCACGCTGCAGCTCCTCGACGGGATATCCCTTGACAGGACCGCGGCCGAAATCCATAAATAACACAGCGTTCAAGTACACAGCGTCCACGTCCGATTTGCACCGATTCCGGATCACCGAGCATGCCTATCCGCCCCTATGACGAGACCCTGGTCGGCCTGACGCCGGCGGGCGACAAGATCCACCACATCCTGCCCGAATTCCAGCGGACCCAGACGGGCTGCCCCCACGGCGTCGAGTTCTGGGTGGCCATACGGACGGTATCCCGGGATGACGAGCCGGTGATCCTGCAGTGGTGCATGTCGTGCCAGCAGGTGGAGGTCCTCGGTCAGGAGGAATACGCCTGGCGGGCGCATCTGGACGAGCTGCGGAAGACCGGGGTGCGGGACCAGCCTGGATCGGACCGGGTGTAGAGGCCGACACGGCGCACTGGACCGGGCGCGGGCGGAAACGGCGGGACGCGGAATCGCGGAGGCACCGGATCACAAATCGACAGATCGACCATACATAAGGAGCACGGGCATGGCCAAGAAGACGAAAATGTGGGGCGAGGATCATTCAAAGTACATCTGGCTGGACGGGGAACGGATCCCCTGGGACCAGGGTACGGTGCATGTCACGCAGGGACATATATTCGCCCACGCCATTTTCGAGGGGATCCGGGCATACTGGAACGACGACCGGGAGAAACTCTTCGTCTTCCGTTTCAAGGAACACCTGGATCGCCTGTACCGGTCGATCAAGCTGATGCGCATGAAAACGCCGTACACACTGGAGGACGTGTGGAACGGCTCCCTCGAACTGTGCCGGGTCCACGGGTACCGGGAGGACGTCTACATATTCCCGACCGTGTATTTCTCGCCGGACGTGTATCTCAACAAGATGGCGGGTCCGGCCCACGTCTACGTCCACACCTTCGCCTACGGCTCCAACCTGCGCCGAAAGGACGGCGCCAGGTGCTCGGTCAGCTCCTGGACGCGCATTTCGGACAACACGCTCCCGGCCCGCATCAAGTGCTGGGCCAACTACCGCAACAGCGCCATCGCGTGGACCGACGCCACGCTGAAGGGCTTCGACGAAACGATCATGCTGAACAACCGCGGCAAGGTCTGCGAAGCGCCCGGCGCCTGCCTGATGATGATCCAGGACGGCGTCCTGATCACCCCGCCGGTGACGGCCGATATCCTGGTGAGCGTCACCCGGGATACCATATTGAGGATCGGGCGGGACGTCATCGGGATGCCGGTCGTGGAAAGGGAGATCGACCGCACGGAACTGTATACGGCCGATGAGGTTTTCCTGTGCGGGACGGGCGCGGAAGTCACGCCGGTCGCTTCGATCGACAACTACGACATTGGGGACGGATCCATCGGCCCGGGCACGCAGCAGTTCCGCGAGGCCTACAACGGTCTCATCCGGGGGATCGACGAACGCTTCCCCGAGTGGCGCACCGACGTGCCGTTGCAGCCCGCGTAGGGCGGGTCGTTGAGGTTTTCTATCGGGCCCGGTTCTCGGCCGCCAGACCGATCAGGTTGGCGAAGAGTCGTACGGCGCCGGGCACGCCCGCGGGAAGCTGGCGGAACCACGCGTAGCCCGTGTAGATATAGCGCCCTTTGCCGTAACGGGCTTCGAGCAACCCGCCGCCCTTGGGTGGCTCGCCCGGGTCCTGGGAGGCCATGAGCGGCGTGTAGCGGGGGTCCCATTCGCCCTGGAAGTACAGGCCGCGTTCCTGCACCCACCCTTCGAAATCCGCGTCGGTGATCCGGTTGGGCCGGTTGAAGACGGGATGGTCCGGTACCAGGATGTCCATCGGCGCGTCCTCCCGGGTCACCCGGTCATGGGGGCGGTTGATCTGGAAGGGGTAGGGCCCGAACTGGTCGAGGTTGAAGGCGTACTTGTTGTACTGCACGATGTAGACGCCCCCGGCCTCCACATAGTCCAGCAGCCGCTGGTTCACGGCGATGAGATCGTCGCGGACTTCGTAGGCGCGGATGCCCGCGATGATCAGGTCGAAGGCGTCCAGGTCGGCCGTGGCGAGATCCTCACCCGTCAGCAGCCGCACCCGCAGGCCCATCTGCTCCAGTACGAGCGGGACCTGGTCGCCCGATCCCATGATATAACCCACACTCAGGTCGTCCGGCAGATTGACCGGGGCCACCTGCACGACGGATGCCGAACCGCGGTACAGGTGCCTCGGTTCGATGTGGGGATAGGCGATAACCTCGTATCCCTCGCGGTATTCGTTCCCGCCGGCCTTTGCCACCGCCCGTACATCGTAGGCCCCGTCCTGGGCGTATCGTGCCGGGATTACCGTGTAGTTGAACGTGGCGGCCTGCCCCCTTCCCGAGAACGTAAGGGGAAATACTCCGGGCGAGACTTCCCACCCGTCCGGCGCCTCGAGGGACAATCCGCCATCGATCCCGCCGTCCACATTGCTGACCACGGACACGCTGAACCGCATGGGGCTTTCCCGTCCCGACGGTGCGACGACCACCTGCGGGTCCATGGTGACCGACAGCGCGGGCACGACCTGGAGTTCGCGGCGGATTTCACCGAAGGCCCGGTCGGCGAAACGATACTGCGCGGCTTGGCGGATCTCGATC
This genomic interval carries:
- a CDS encoding branched-chain amino acid transaminase, yielding MAKKTKMWGEDHSKYIWLDGERIPWDQGTVHVTQGHIFAHAIFEGIRAYWNDDREKLFVFRFKEHLDRLYRSIKLMRMKTPYTLEDVWNGSLELCRVHGYREDVYIFPTVYFSPDVYLNKMAGPAHVYVHTFAYGSNLRRKDGARCSVSSWTRISDNTLPARIKCWANYRNSAIAWTDATLKGFDETIMLNNRGKVCEAPGACLMMIQDGVLITPPVTADILVSVTRDTILRIGRDVIGMPVVEREIDRTELYTADEVFLCGTGAEVTPVASIDNYDIGDGSIGPGTQQFREAYNGLIRGIDERFPEWRTDVPLQPA